One genomic window of Methanomassiliicoccus sp. includes the following:
- the nuoL gene encoding NADH-quinone oxidoreductase subunit L encodes MYWSELAWLIPIFPLIAFVIVGFLGNKLFKKAEGGGYVAIAMAAISCFISLMVAYEILSGGYPGEVFRQSLLWINVPGQDISFTFNMGIYIDTLAALMLIVVSFISTLVVIYSVGYMHEEGEKKRRYYAVISLFIGVMLGLVLASNYLQMFIFWELVGLCSYLLIGFWYTKPSAASAAKKAFLVTRVGDIMLMLGLFIFFVGFGGNLDYEHIFNFNFEDFVGGNSMLTLGTFFIFGGAVGKSAQFPLHDWLPDAMEGPTTVSALIHAATMVKAGVYLVARSYPVMVETPDTMLIVAIVGGITALMAATMALNNPNIKRVLAYSTISQLGYMFLALGTGGYFFAMTQEVNAGYTSGMFHLMNHAFFKALLFLSAGAVIHAVHTEDMRLMGGLSKKLKITSLVMLIGCISIAGIPPLSGFWSKDEILASVWETGAENPIFYLLYIMGILTAFMTAFYMFRLWFMTFKGEPRDHHAYDHAHEAPKVMWVPLAILAILAFGSGFALFMGFGEAIIPGIEGWHPHAEDAVGILTTIFSEWQTYLSIIAAVVGIYLAYLMYMKKSINPDVFVATPARKKVYDFLLARYGFTAGYDWIGLKVVYGMSLVVDWFDRKVIDGIVNGFASITVRLGNVLRKGQTGFVQTYAGVVLAGVSLIVILLFLLGGLI; translated from the coding sequence GTGTATTGGAGCGAGTTAGCCTGGTTGATCCCCATATTTCCGCTGATCGCGTTCGTGATCGTCGGGTTCCTGGGGAACAAATTGTTCAAGAAAGCTGAAGGAGGCGGGTATGTGGCGATCGCCATGGCGGCGATTTCCTGCTTCATATCCCTGATGGTAGCTTACGAGATACTTAGCGGCGGATACCCTGGTGAGGTTTTCAGGCAGAGCCTGTTGTGGATAAACGTCCCCGGACAGGACATCAGCTTCACCTTCAACATGGGCATCTACATCGATACCTTGGCCGCCCTGATGCTGATCGTGGTGTCCTTCATATCCACCCTGGTAGTCATCTACTCCGTCGGGTACATGCATGAGGAGGGAGAGAAGAAGCGCCGCTATTACGCGGTCATCTCCCTGTTCATCGGTGTGATGCTCGGCCTGGTCCTGGCGTCCAACTACCTGCAGATGTTCATCTTCTGGGAGCTGGTGGGCCTGTGCTCTTACCTGCTCATCGGGTTCTGGTACACCAAGCCCTCCGCCGCCTCCGCGGCCAAGAAGGCCTTCCTGGTCACCAGGGTTGGCGACATAATGTTGATGCTCGGCCTGTTCATCTTCTTCGTCGGCTTCGGCGGGAATCTGGACTACGAGCACATATTCAACTTTAACTTCGAGGACTTCGTCGGCGGGAACAGCATGCTGACCCTCGGCACCTTCTTCATCTTTGGAGGTGCGGTCGGTAAGTCCGCCCAGTTCCCCCTGCACGACTGGCTTCCTGATGCCATGGAGGGCCCGACCACGGTCTCGGCCCTTATCCATGCTGCTACCATGGTCAAGGCCGGTGTGTACCTTGTGGCCCGTTCCTACCCCGTGATGGTAGAGACCCCGGACACGATGCTCATAGTCGCTATCGTCGGAGGCATAACTGCGTTGATGGCCGCGACCATGGCGCTGAACAACCCTAATATCAAGAGGGTTCTGGCCTACTCTACCATCAGCCAGCTGGGATACATGTTCCTGGCACTAGGTACGGGCGGTTACTTCTTCGCCATGACCCAGGAGGTCAACGCTGGATACACCTCCGGCATGTTCCACCTGATGAACCATGCGTTCTTCAAGGCCCTGCTCTTCCTGAGCGCGGGCGCTGTCATCCATGCCGTGCACACGGAGGACATGCGATTAATGGGGGGACTGTCGAAGAAGCTGAAGATCACTTCCCTGGTGATGCTGATAGGTTGCATCTCCATCGCCGGTATCCCGCCGCTGTCCGGTTTCTGGTCCAAGGACGAGATCCTGGCTTCGGTGTGGGAGACGGGAGCGGAGAATCCCATATTCTACCTGCTCTACATCATGGGCATACTGACCGCGTTCATGACCGCGTTCTACATGTTCCGCCTATGGTTCATGACCTTCAAGGGAGAGCCCCGTGACCATCATGCATACGACCATGCACACGAGGCCCCCAAGGTGATGTGGGTGCCCCTGGCCATCCTCGCCATCCTGGCGTTCGGCTCGGGTTTCGCCCTGTTCATGGGCTTCGGGGAGGCCATCATCCCCGGTATAGAAGGCTGGCATCCCCACGCCGAGGACGCAGTGGGCATATTGACCACCATATTCTCGGAGTGGCAGACCTATCTGTCCATCATCGCGGCGGTCGTAGGTATCTATCTGGCCTACCTGATGTACATGAAGAAGTCCATCAACCCCGATGTGTTCGTGGCCACCCCCGCGCGCAAGAAGGTCTATGACTTCCTCCTGGCCCGATACGGCTTCACCGCGGGATATGACTGGATCGGCCTGAAGGTCGTGTACGGTATGTCGCTCGTAGTGGATTGGTTCGACCGCAAGGTCATCGATGGCATCGTGAACGGCTTCGCCAGCATCACGGTGCGCCTGGGCAACGTCCTGAGAAAGGGGCAGACCGGGTTCGTTCAGACCTATGCAGGAGTAGTATTGGCGGGTGTCTCGCTGATAGTAATCCTCCTCTTTTTACTCGGAGGCCTGATTTAG
- a CDS encoding polyprenyl synthetase family protein produces MASWDAHIKDELRLVEEEIVRSASSRQPLLREIAMHVIQGGGKRLRPGVALLSFRAVGGEDTGSVIKVSAGVELIHSATLIHDDINDGSDTRRGRIAAYKRYGIQNAIITGDFLFVQGFRLGASHDSREIVEIVADACSAMAESEILQLDVERDSSLPLETYMSIIDGKTARPIMASAMVGAYFGKGSVDQIDALGKYGLNIGYAFQIVDDILDIDGKETAIGKPLGMDIMDSKANLPLMIAMHGKGKESERIREIFSAPKKTKEEVDEALALVRSSGAVDEARKNAAAFRDKALSSLDEIPSSKYRDSLRELAATVLERSN; encoded by the coding sequence ATGGCAAGCTGGGACGCTCATATAAAGGACGAGCTCCGCCTTGTAGAAGAGGAGATCGTGAGGAGCGCCAGCTCGAGGCAGCCCCTTCTCAGAGAGATCGCCATGCACGTCATCCAGGGGGGCGGCAAGAGGCTGCGGCCTGGAGTCGCTCTTCTCTCCTTCCGCGCTGTGGGAGGGGAGGACACCGGAAGCGTGATCAAGGTCTCCGCCGGGGTCGAGCTTATTCACTCTGCCACTCTCATTCATGATGACATAAATGACGGTTCGGACACCCGACGGGGCCGCATCGCCGCTTACAAGAGATACGGGATCCAGAACGCCATCATCACTGGTGACTTCCTGTTCGTCCAGGGGTTCCGTTTGGGTGCTTCCCACGATAGCCGGGAGATCGTGGAAATTGTGGCTGATGCCTGTAGCGCCATGGCCGAGAGCGAGATCCTGCAGCTGGATGTCGAGCGGGATTCCAGCTTGCCCTTGGAGACGTACATGAGCATCATCGACGGTAAGACCGCTCGACCCATAATGGCGAGCGCGATGGTGGGAGCTTATTTCGGCAAGGGTTCGGTTGACCAGATAGATGCTCTGGGAAAGTACGGGCTGAACATAGGCTATGCGTTCCAGATCGTGGACGACATCCTGGACATCGATGGTAAGGAGACTGCCATCGGGAAACCGCTGGGAATGGACATAATGGACAGCAAGGCCAACCTTCCCCTGATGATCGCCATGCATGGGAAGGGAAAGGAGAGCGAACGCATCCGGGAGATCTTCAGCGCGCCCAAGAAAACAAAGGAAGAGGTCGATGAGGCCCTGGCCTTGGTGCGTTCCAGCGGAGCTGTGGATGAGGCCAGGAAGAATGCGGCGGCCTTCAGGGACAAGGCCTTGAGCTCCCTGGATGAGATACCTTCTTCCAAGTACCGCGACAGCCTGAGGGAGCTGGCGGCCACGGTGCTGGAGCGTAGTAACTGA
- a CDS encoding nucleic acid-binding protein, with translation MRYVLDTSALFSMQDLPPGEVHVTPGVLRELRKYNDPRLRYWEDLLNVSSPGPAAVEEVREAARRTGDDARLSPTDVEVLALAAEIKAFLLTDDYSIQNVARVMGVKHMGVGLKEIKEVVKWKYRCTGCRKVWDENHPDCPVCGSALRSFRSRE, from the coding sequence GTGCGATACGTTCTAGACACCTCGGCACTGTTCTCCATGCAGGACCTTCCTCCAGGAGAGGTGCATGTGACCCCAGGGGTATTGCGGGAGCTGCGCAAGTACAATGACCCAAGGCTCCGGTACTGGGAGGACCTTCTGAACGTCTCCTCGCCCGGTCCCGCCGCTGTCGAGGAGGTAAGGGAGGCGGCACGGAGGACAGGGGACGATGCAAGGCTGTCCCCCACTGACGTGGAGGTCCTGGCACTGGCGGCAGAGATCAAGGCCTTCTTGCTTACCGATGACTACTCCATTCAGAACGTCGCCAGGGTCATGGGTGTGAAGCATATGGGAGTGGGGTTGAAAGAGATAAAAGAGGTAGTAAAGTGGAAGTACCGGTGCACCGGCTGCCGTAAAGTATGGGATGAGAACCACCCTGACTGTCCCGTCTGCGGCAGCGCGCTGCGCTCCTTCCGGTCACGGGAATGA
- a CDS encoding CBS domain-containing protein, with amino-acid sequence MQEMMEEDETPKVKAFMRGDPPRLPSDGSLEDVLNEMTEKNSSLVLVMDGDELLGMVGDNDIGRLVAKGVNLKEAKMMDFIAACMLTGNQPCVQIRDEDTILNALRVMDLSNATSLVVVDKNDKVVGTISVLDALRGWKEKV; translated from the coding sequence ATGCAAGAAATGATGGAGGAGGATGAGACGCCGAAGGTGAAAGCCTTCATGAGAGGAGACCCTCCCAGGTTACCGAGCGACGGTTCATTGGAGGACGTCCTGAACGAGATGACCGAGAAGAACAGCAGCCTGGTCCTAGTGATGGATGGTGACGAGCTGCTGGGAATGGTGGGGGACAATGACATCGGGCGCCTGGTGGCCAAGGGGGTGAACTTGAAGGAAGCGAAGATGATGGACTTCATCGCAGCTTGCATGCTAACCGGTAACCAACCCTGCGTTCAGATCCGAGATGAGGACACCATACTCAACGCATTGAGGGTGATGGACCTGTCGAACGCCACCAGCCTGGTGGTGGTTGATAAAAACGATAAGGTGGTCGGGACCATATCCGTCCTCGACGCCCTAAGAGGTTGGAAAGAAAAGGTTTGA
- a CDS encoding NuoM family protein: MLENVPILSLLLIVPFIGAMATLLLGTSPKVAKYMALVFSGITLILSVLLLFNFSLSSADAFQFRENYVWIQQLGISYNLAVDGISLPMVFLSTLLVFLSILFSWDVEERTRTYMSLMLILEVGVLGVFMALDYFLFYVFWEVVLIPMYFLIAIWGGPSRAYASIKFFIYTHIASLVMLLGIFALYFTASPLLGSPSFGMEAIASVAGSFGHDLALIVFSALLFGFIVKMPMVPFHTWLPDAHVQAPTAGSVLLAGLLLKMGSYGVIRVCVTTFNDLSHEATIMVALAVIGVVSIIYGAFACLAQTDLKKMVAYSSISHMGIVLLGIATMTELGLAAAVFQMFSHGLITAVLFMTCGMFQHKVGTREIPLLGGLAPKMPIVATIMMIGFMASLGLPGLVGFIAEFSVFTATYDAFDLWVLIPVMSVAITAAYYIWAMQRTIFGDLTTKIDTKHIHDSYWFETVPLAVLIGLIALFGIFPSLIMDIILPSVAPLAAVI, encoded by the coding sequence ATGTTAGAGAACGTACCCATATTGTCCCTGCTGTTGATCGTCCCGTTCATCGGAGCGATGGCGACCCTCCTGCTGGGAACGTCGCCCAAGGTCGCCAAGTACATGGCCTTGGTCTTCTCGGGGATAACGTTGATCCTATCGGTGCTCCTGCTGTTCAACTTCTCGTTGAGCTCCGCTGATGCGTTCCAGTTCAGGGAGAACTACGTGTGGATCCAGCAGCTGGGGATATCGTACAACCTGGCAGTGGACGGGATCAGCCTACCAATGGTCTTCCTGTCCACCTTACTGGTGTTCCTCTCCATCCTGTTCTCGTGGGACGTGGAAGAGAGGACCAGGACCTACATGAGCCTCATGCTCATACTGGAAGTGGGGGTGCTGGGCGTCTTCATGGCCCTGGACTACTTCCTGTTCTACGTGTTCTGGGAGGTCGTCCTCATACCCATGTATTTCCTCATAGCGATATGGGGAGGGCCTAGCCGGGCTTACGCCTCGATAAAATTCTTCATATACACTCACATAGCGTCGCTGGTGATGCTGCTCGGTATCTTCGCCCTGTACTTCACCGCATCTCCCCTGCTGGGCTCTCCGAGCTTTGGCATGGAGGCGATCGCTTCGGTGGCAGGCAGCTTCGGTCACGATCTAGCTCTGATCGTGTTCTCGGCGCTACTGTTCGGCTTCATCGTCAAGATGCCGATGGTGCCGTTCCACACTTGGTTGCCGGACGCGCACGTGCAGGCCCCTACCGCAGGGTCGGTCCTTCTGGCCGGCCTCCTGCTGAAAATGGGGTCGTACGGAGTGATAAGGGTCTGTGTGACCACCTTCAACGATCTTTCCCATGAGGCCACTATCATGGTGGCCTTGGCCGTGATCGGCGTAGTGTCCATCATCTATGGGGCGTTCGCCTGCCTGGCGCAGACCGACCTCAAGAAGATGGTCGCCTACTCCTCCATCAGCCACATGGGGATAGTCCTGCTAGGTATCGCCACCATGACCGAGCTGGGGCTGGCAGCCGCCGTGTTCCAGATGTTCTCTCATGGTCTGATCACGGCAGTTCTCTTCATGACCTGCGGCATGTTCCAGCATAAGGTGGGTACGAGAGAGATACCCCTGCTAGGAGGACTGGCACCGAAGATGCCCATCGTGGCCACCATCATGATGATTGGCTTCATGGCCTCTCTTGGGCTTCCCGGACTGGTCGGTTTCATTGCCGAGTTCTCGGTGTTCACCGCCACCTACGACGCTTTCGATCTGTGGGTGCTGATACCGGTAATGAGCGTCGCAATCACTGCGGCCTATTACATATGGGCCATGCAGAGGACCATATTCGGGGATCTGACTACAAAGATCGACACCAAGCACATCCATGACTCGTACTGGTTCGAGACCGTGCCGCTGGCAGTCCTCATCGGGCTCATAGCTCTGTTCGGTATCTTCCCGTCCCTCATCATGGACATCATCTTGCCGTCGGTTGCACCCCTTGCGGCGGTGATCTAA
- a CDS encoding exosome complex RNA-binding protein Csl4, whose protein sequence is MTKKTVFPGDEVAVAEEYMPAEGTYENDGKILASLAGDLELDQEEKLAKVTPKNPLVVLKNGDSVFCRITDVRASMAICEIFAAEGKDRDITGDTSATIHISKLSSDYVQEVGREFRPGDLIRAKVIQTKPSVQLSTQEPHFGVVKASCRKCRAPLSVHGKALRCEPCERVENRKVADDYGDINF, encoded by the coding sequence ATGACCAAGAAGACGGTTTTTCCCGGTGACGAAGTAGCGGTCGCCGAGGAGTACATGCCCGCAGAGGGCACTTACGAGAACGATGGCAAGATACTTGCTAGTCTCGCGGGAGACCTGGAACTGGACCAGGAGGAGAAGCTAGCCAAGGTGACCCCCAAGAACCCCCTGGTGGTGTTGAAGAACGGGGACAGCGTGTTCTGCAGGATAACCGATGTCCGTGCGAGCATGGCCATATGCGAGATATTTGCCGCGGAAGGCAAGGATAGGGACATCACCGGAGACACCTCCGCGACCATCCACATCTCCAAGCTGTCCTCGGACTACGTTCAGGAAGTAGGCAGGGAGTTCCGCCCGGGGGACCTGATCCGGGCAAAGGTCATCCAGACCAAGCCCTCGGTCCAGCTGTCAACGCAGGAGCCTCACTTCGGAGTGGTCAAGGCATCATGCCGTAAGTGCCGCGCCCCTCTCAGCGTTCATGGCAAGGCGCTCAGGTGCGAGCCGTGCGAGCGCGTGGAGAACCGCAAGGTCGCCGACGATTACGGCGACATAAACTTCTGA
- a CDS encoding NAD(P)/FAD-dependent oxidoreductase, which produces MNTDYDVVVVGAGPAGSTTAEYAALGGARVLVLERKKAVGEPVACGEFLPSTEEVKAIIPKADDLHPLFEVPSNLISRPMETFRIYSPRDRPWNIPFDGYTTDRDRFDKHLASKAQKAGATVLTDALVTSVQGNEVRTRDEVYRAKVIVGADGPVSRVAKGLGLPPNKELYPAVTQQAVGDFEPVMEMHFGIAPGAYAWVLPKAKGANVGAGISPRWAKKRAGDYFQDFVRTRKLETVGRMMGKYVPSSGPIARSCTEDGMLVGDAAGHVIAVNGGGVPIAMICGRLAGRVAAERVNKGTPLSRYEELCRDQVYKPLRTAVHTQWLASFFFGSARRLEFSMMVLGERRMGNILRCRPSFP; this is translated from the coding sequence ATGAACACCGACTATGATGTGGTCGTAGTGGGAGCAGGGCCGGCAGGCAGCACCACGGCCGAGTACGCCGCCCTCGGAGGGGCCCGGGTACTGGTCCTGGAAAGGAAGAAGGCGGTGGGGGAGCCAGTAGCGTGCGGGGAGTTCCTTCCCTCGACCGAGGAGGTCAAGGCCATAATCCCCAAGGCCGATGATCTGCACCCCCTTTTCGAGGTACCCTCCAACTTGATCTCCAGGCCCATGGAGACGTTCCGCATCTACTCACCCCGGGATCGCCCCTGGAACATCCCCTTCGATGGATACACAACGGACAGGGACCGCTTTGACAAGCACCTCGCGTCCAAGGCCCAGAAGGCCGGGGCCACCGTGCTCACCGATGCTCTGGTGACCTCGGTGCAGGGGAACGAGGTCAGGACGCGGGACGAGGTATATCGGGCGAAGGTCATCGTGGGAGCGGACGGCCCGGTATCTCGGGTGGCCAAGGGCCTTGGCCTCCCGCCCAACAAGGAGCTGTACCCTGCGGTGACCCAGCAGGCCGTGGGAGACTTCGAGCCGGTCATGGAGATGCACTTCGGGATCGCCCCTGGAGCATATGCCTGGGTGTTGCCCAAGGCGAAGGGCGCCAATGTGGGGGCGGGGATCTCCCCGAGATGGGCCAAGAAGAGGGCGGGAGACTACTTCCAGGACTTCGTTAGGACCAGGAAATTGGAGACCGTGGGGAGGATGATGGGCAAGTACGTTCCCTCCAGCGGGCCCATCGCCCGGTCGTGCACCGAGGACGGCATGCTGGTAGGCGATGCTGCCGGCCATGTGATAGCAGTAAACGGCGGAGGGGTCCCCATCGCCATGATATGCGGGCGCCTTGCAGGCCGGGTGGCCGCGGAACGCGTCAACAAAGGAACACCGCTATCCCGCTACGAAGAGCTGTGCAGGGACCAAGTGTACAAACCCCTGCGGACCGCGGTCCACACTCAATGGCTGGCCTCCTTCTTCTTTGGGAGCGCCCGGCGCCTGGAGTTCTCCATGATGGTCCTGGGAGAGAGGAGGATGGGTAACATCCTCAGGTGCAGGCCTTCATTCCCGTGA
- a CDS encoding NADH-quinone oxidoreductase subunit N, producing MAIDYSALYPVLVMVVFAAALPAVHAVAKSSRVLAGVSLVGIAVTMALVLMHIVSGEYPPAIGGASVELLRLDVFAALFALVFLAVAFYVSLASARYVEKDRHQAEYFSLILLATAGMMVVAMAVDLIALFAGLEVASISTFALAAFRKKDKRGAEAGAKYYVIGGLSSALALYGISLLYGITGTTNIAGINTALAGMGSGLDIALLLAIGLLIAGFGFKVALVPFHMWAPDVYEGAPDPIAGLLAAGSKKMGMVLLFKVFLVGLIAIKADWQLLAGVVAVLTMTVGNVIAVQQTNIKRMLAYSSVGQAGYMIIALAVATPYAVEGSIFHIITHAFMKGGAFMIVASLAYVALGENIANYKGLAKRAPFLAISMTLLLFALAGIPPLSGFVSKFVLFSAAIDASQIADQNWMFWLAMAAILNSALSLYYYVRVIKYMYVDEGSTKEKIKIPWSMTAAVAICVIATIVLGVWPDPVLDICDQAARTLFAG from the coding sequence ATGGCAATCGATTACAGCGCACTATATCCCGTACTGGTCATGGTGGTGTTCGCCGCCGCCCTTCCTGCGGTACACGCCGTCGCCAAGTCCAGCCGCGTGCTGGCCGGCGTTTCCCTGGTGGGCATAGCTGTGACCATGGCCCTGGTGCTGATGCATATTGTATCCGGTGAGTATCCCCCTGCCATCGGCGGCGCCTCCGTGGAGCTGCTGAGGCTGGATGTGTTCGCGGCACTGTTCGCATTGGTGTTCCTGGCTGTCGCCTTCTACGTGTCCTTGGCCTCGGCCAGGTACGTAGAGAAGGACCGCCACCAGGCAGAGTACTTCTCGCTCATCCTGCTGGCCACCGCTGGCATGATGGTCGTGGCCATGGCCGTGGACCTGATAGCCCTGTTCGCGGGCCTCGAGGTCGCCTCCATCTCCACCTTCGCCCTCGCTGCCTTCCGCAAGAAGGACAAGAGGGGTGCGGAGGCTGGTGCGAAGTACTATGTCATCGGTGGGTTGTCGTCAGCCTTAGCCCTTTACGGCATATCTCTGCTGTATGGAATAACGGGTACGACCAACATCGCAGGCATCAACACCGCCCTGGCCGGAATGGGCTCGGGACTGGACATCGCCTTGCTCCTTGCCATCGGCCTTCTGATAGCTGGTTTCGGTTTCAAGGTAGCCCTTGTTCCGTTCCACATGTGGGCCCCGGATGTCTATGAGGGAGCTCCTGATCCCATCGCCGGTCTGCTCGCAGCAGGCTCTAAAAAGATGGGCATGGTCCTCCTGTTCAAGGTCTTCCTGGTTGGCCTTATCGCCATCAAGGCGGACTGGCAGCTACTGGCGGGAGTGGTGGCGGTACTGACCATGACGGTCGGGAACGTCATCGCGGTCCAGCAGACCAATATCAAGAGGATGCTGGCCTATTCTTCGGTGGGTCAAGCGGGTTACATGATCATCGCGCTAGCGGTCGCCACGCCCTATGCGGTCGAGGGCAGCATATTCCACATCATCACCCATGCCTTCATGAAGGGCGGGGCTTTCATGATCGTGGCCTCGCTCGCATATGTGGCGCTGGGAGAGAACATCGCCAACTACAAGGGACTGGCCAAGAGGGCTCCGTTCCTGGCGATCTCTATGACGCTGCTGCTCTTCGCCCTGGCCGGCATTCCGCCCCTGTCCGGGTTCGTGAGCAAGTTCGTCCTGTTCTCTGCGGCCATCGATGCTTCGCAGATCGCGGATCAGAACTGGATGTTCTGGCTTGCTATGGCGGCCATTCTCAACAGCGCGCTGTCCCTGTACTATTACGTCCGCGTGATCAAGTACATGTATGTCGACGAGGGGTCCACAAAGGAGAAGATCAAGATCCCCTGGTCGATGACCGCCGCTGTTGCCATCTGCGTCATAGCGACCATCGTCCTCGGTGTGTGGCCCGACCCCGTGCTAGATATCTGCGATCAGGCCGCGAGAACACTTTTCGCCGGATAA
- a CDS encoding tRNA 4-thiouridine(8) synthase ThiI, with the protein MVKVVCLLSGGIDSPVAAYSMGRSGADLVLLHMDNRPYCDDTDLGKVMDLSAQLERTLGRRVELYTAPHGPSQLQIYERCQRNLQCVLCKRTMLKVARNVARRIGADAVVTGESLGQVASQTLHNLVSEQAGLGFPVLRPLIGLDKLEIESIARRIGTYEISIRRSNPCNLVPYRPATITTPDLMRAQEERLDLESVARRAAEEAVPLRTASSFPA; encoded by the coding sequence ATGGTAAAGGTCGTCTGCCTATTGTCTGGAGGTATCGACTCCCCAGTAGCCGCATACTCGATGGGAAGGAGCGGAGCGGACCTGGTGCTCCTACACATGGACAACCGGCCTTACTGCGATGATACGGACCTCGGCAAGGTGATGGACCTCTCAGCGCAATTGGAGAGAACGCTGGGACGCAGGGTGGAGCTTTACACCGCTCCGCATGGTCCGAGCCAGCTTCAGATATACGAACGTTGCCAGCGCAACCTCCAGTGCGTCCTGTGCAAGCGCACCATGCTCAAGGTGGCCAGGAACGTGGCGCGGAGGATCGGTGCCGACGCGGTCGTAACCGGGGAATCCCTAGGGCAGGTAGCCTCCCAGACCCTCCACAACCTGGTCTCAGAGCAGGCCGGCCTGGGCTTCCCCGTGCTGAGGCCCCTGATCGGCCTGGACAAGCTGGAGATCGAGAGCATCGCCAGACGCATCGGCACCTATGAGATATCGATAAGGAGGTCCAATCCCTGCAACTTGGTGCCCTACCGTCCAGCTACCATTACCACGCCCGATCTGATGAGGGCTCAGGAGGAGAGATTGGACCTAGAATCGGTGGCGCGCCGCGCGGCTGAAGAGGCCGTCCCCCTCAGAACAGCGAGCAGCTTTCCAGCCTAG